One window from the genome of Oceanisphaera sp. IT1-181 encodes:
- a CDS encoding FAD-dependent monooxygenase, translating to MDMQQEQCDIAIIGGGMVGALVAALLAPTGLSIRVIEAKRPTEFSPEQPRDLRVSAISATSVALLEQAGAWDNIQGMRAWPYQRLEAYEWQVFHTEFTAASVGREYLGYMVENRLIQLGLWQALAQWPNVKLDCPNGLEALRQSETGATLTLTHGQQLEARLVLACDGAESFTRQLVGIGISAWDYGQQCMLISIEADQLESDMTWQQFTPQGPRAFLPLGTDQGCLVWYDQKQRIQALAKLDNDSLAEQVAAHFPPRMGNFKVLSKGSFPLRRRHANQYVKGRVVLLGDAAHTINPLAGQGVNLGFKDVAAITELVSQGVEAQLDIGSSERLARYQRRRRTDNLLMQTTMDVCYHAFSNNILPLKILRNLGLSAAQHSGPLKKRVMKYAMGL from the coding sequence ATGGACATGCAACAGGAACAGTGTGACATTGCCATTATTGGCGGAGGTATGGTGGGTGCCTTAGTGGCGGCCTTGTTGGCGCCTACTGGGTTGTCGATTCGCGTTATTGAAGCCAAACGGCCCACGGAATTTAGCCCAGAGCAGCCGCGGGATTTACGGGTGTCCGCCATTAGCGCCACCTCTGTCGCCTTGTTAGAACAAGCCGGCGCTTGGGATAATATTCAAGGTATGCGTGCTTGGCCTTATCAGCGCTTAGAAGCCTATGAGTGGCAAGTCTTTCACACGGAATTTACCGCCGCCAGTGTGGGGCGTGAATATCTGGGGTACATGGTAGAAAACCGCCTGATCCAGCTCGGCCTGTGGCAAGCGCTGGCGCAGTGGCCAAACGTAAAACTGGATTGCCCTAATGGCTTAGAGGCACTGCGCCAATCCGAGACTGGCGCCACGTTAACGCTCACCCATGGCCAACAGCTAGAAGCACGTTTAGTACTGGCTTGTGATGGCGCTGAGTCTTTTACTCGTCAATTAGTCGGCATTGGCATCAGTGCTTGGGATTACGGCCAGCAATGCATGCTGATCAGTATAGAAGCCGATCAACTCGAGTCAGATATGACCTGGCAGCAGTTTACGCCTCAAGGCCCGCGCGCTTTCTTGCCCTTGGGGACCGATCAGGGCTGCTTGGTGTGGTATGACCAAAAACAGCGTATTCAGGCATTGGCCAAGTTAGACAATGACTCTCTCGCCGAGCAAGTGGCCGCGCACTTTCCGCCGCGGATGGGTAATTTTAAAGTGTTAAGCAAAGGCAGTTTCCCGCTGCGCCGTCGCCACGCCAATCAATATGTGAAAGGCCGCGTGGTGTTGCTGGGTGATGCGGCGCATACCATAAATCCATTAGCAGGGCAGGGCGTGAATCTTGGCTTTAAAGACGTGGCCGCCATTACTGAGTTGGTGAGCCAAGGTGTGGAGGCACAATTGGATATTGGCTCAAGTGAGCGTTTAGCCCGTTATCAACGCCGCCGCCGCACCGACAACCTGTTGATGCAAACCACCATGGATGTTTGCTATCACGCCTTTAGCAATAATATCTTGCCGCTGAAAATATTACGCAATTTAGGCTTAAGTGCAGCGCAACACAGTGGCCCGTTAAAAAAGCGCGTCATGAAATATGCGATGGGTTTGTAG
- the miaB gene encoding tRNA (N6-isopentenyl adenosine(37)-C2)-methylthiotransferase MiaB produces the protein MSKKLHIKTWGCQMNEYDSSKMADLLDATHGYELTDDPTEADVLLLNTCSIREKAQEKVFHQLGRWRPLKMINPKLVIGVGGCVASQEGEAIRARAHYVDLVFGPQTLHRLPAMIKAVLEGNGAQVDVTFPEIEKFDNLPEPRAEGASAYVSIMEGCSKYCSFCVVPYTRGEEVSRPMDDVLYEIAQLADQGVREVNLLGQNVNGYRGETHDGSICSFAELLRLVASIDGIDRVRYTTSHPIEFTDDIIEVYRDTPELVSFLHLPVQSGSDRILTLMKRAHTALEYKSKIRRLRAVRPDVTISSDFIIGFPGEDEDDFERTLKLIEDVGFDLSYSFIFSARPGTPAADLPDDVPLEEKKARLARLQTLINNQAQLISRQMLGTTQRILVEGPSKMDPMELRGRTENNRVVNFVGAHTLIGGFADVEIIEARPNSLRGKFIRGEAEMGLRVQTSPKSILGRRPDGVPDAVGVATFTP, from the coding sequence ATGAGCAAAAAACTTCACATTAAAACCTGGGGCTGTCAGATGAACGAGTACGATTCATCTAAGATGGCCGATCTACTGGACGCAACCCACGGCTACGAGCTGACGGACGACCCAACCGAAGCCGACGTGCTGCTGCTAAACACCTGCTCTATTCGTGAGAAAGCGCAAGAAAAAGTGTTTCATCAGTTAGGCCGCTGGCGCCCGCTAAAAATGATCAATCCTAAACTGGTGATTGGCGTTGGCGGCTGCGTGGCTTCTCAAGAAGGTGAAGCCATTCGTGCCCGCGCCCATTACGTAGACTTAGTCTTTGGTCCGCAAACGCTGCATCGGCTACCGGCCATGATTAAAGCCGTGCTTGAAGGTAACGGCGCTCAAGTAGACGTAACCTTTCCTGAGATAGAGAAATTCGACAACCTGCCCGAGCCCCGCGCAGAAGGTGCTAGCGCCTATGTGTCGATCATGGAAGGCTGTTCTAAGTACTGTTCGTTTTGCGTGGTGCCTTATACCCGCGGCGAAGAAGTCAGCCGCCCCATGGATGACGTGCTCTACGAAATCGCCCAGCTTGCTGACCAAGGCGTGCGTGAGGTGAATTTATTAGGCCAAAACGTGAACGGCTATCGTGGTGAGACCCATGACGGCAGCATTTGCAGCTTCGCGGAATTATTACGCTTAGTGGCATCCATCGATGGTATCGACCGGGTGCGCTACACCACCAGTCATCCCATTGAATTTACCGACGACATTATTGAGGTCTATAGAGACACGCCAGAATTGGTGAGCTTCTTACACCTGCCAGTACAAAGTGGCTCAGATCGCATCTTAACGCTGATGAAACGCGCGCACACGGCGTTGGAATATAAGTCCAAAATTCGCCGCCTGCGCGCGGTACGCCCGGATGTCACCATCAGCTCTGATTTTATCATCGGCTTTCCCGGTGAAGATGAAGACGACTTTGAGCGCACCCTCAAGCTGATTGAAGATGTGGGCTTTGACTTAAGCTACAGCTTTATCTTTAGCGCTCGTCCGGGTACACCGGCTGCCGATTTGCCTGATGATGTGCCACTGGAAGAGAAGAAAGCCCGCTTGGCGCGTCTGCAAACGCTGATCAATAATCAAGCACAGCTGATCAGCCGTCAGATGTTGGGCACCACCCAGCGTATTCTGGTGGAAGGCCCCTCGAAAATGGATCCGATGGAGCTGCGAGGCCGCACCGAAAATAACCGTGTGGTGAACTTTGTAGGTGCCCATACCTTGATTGGCGGCTTTGCTGACGTAGAAATTATCGAAGCCAGACCCAACAGCCTGCGCGGTAAGTTTATCCGCGGTGAAGCTGAGATGGGTCTGCGGGTACAAACCTCGCCCAAGAGCATTTTAGGCCGCCGCCCCGATGGCGTGCCTGATGCAGTCGGCGTCGCGACGTTTACGCCTTAG
- a CDS encoding PhoH family protein: protein MSPTVTTVELELAPADGARLASLCGPLDDNIKQLERRLGIEINYHNQYFTLVGRTAQVNIGAHLLKHLYVETQALRGQAVPDITPELVHLAIKESQVLDQDDTPDIEHLYGKSVNIKTKRGLIKPRTASQAHYMAHISSHDITFGIGPAGTGKTYLAVAAAVDALERQEVRRILLTRPAVEAGEKLGFLPGDLSKKVDPYLRPLYDALFEMLGFEQVEKLIERNVIEIAPLAYMRGRTLNDAFIILDESQNTTLEQMKMFLTRIGFNSRAVVTGDITQVDLPRNAKSGLRHAMEVLDGVEGLSFNFFHAEDVVRHPVVARIVRAYEAFDSQQAELNDKQS, encoded by the coding sequence TTGTCACCTACTGTTACCACTGTAGAACTTGAATTAGCGCCCGCCGATGGTGCGCGTTTGGCCAGTCTCTGTGGCCCGCTTGATGACAACATCAAACAATTAGAGCGCCGTTTAGGCATAGAAATTAATTATCACAATCAGTATTTTACGCTAGTGGGGCGTACCGCTCAGGTCAATATTGGCGCACACTTGTTAAAGCATTTATATGTGGAAACGCAAGCCTTACGCGGTCAAGCCGTGCCCGACATTACGCCCGAGCTGGTGCATTTGGCCATTAAAGAAAGCCAAGTGTTAGACCAAGATGACACCCCAGATATCGAACATCTGTACGGTAAATCGGTCAACATCAAAACCAAGCGTGGCCTAATTAAACCACGCACCGCCAGCCAAGCTCACTATATGGCGCATATCTCCAGCCACGATATTACCTTTGGTATTGGCCCTGCCGGTACCGGTAAAACTTATCTGGCCGTGGCGGCCGCCGTCGATGCGTTAGAGCGCCAAGAAGTACGCCGTATCTTATTAACGCGCCCCGCCGTTGAGGCCGGTGAGAAACTGGGTTTCTTGCCGGGGGATTTAAGCAAAAAAGTCGACCCTTACTTGCGCCCGCTGTATGACGCCTTATTTGAAATGCTCGGCTTTGAGCAAGTCGAAAAGCTGATTGAGCGCAACGTGATTGAAATCGCCCCCTTGGCGTATATGCGTGGTCGCACCTTAAATGATGCTTTTATTATTCTCGATGAAAGCCAAAATACCACCCTTGAGCAGATGAAGATGTTTTTAACGCGCATCGGCTTTAACTCTCGTGCTGTGGTCACCGGCGACATTACACAGGTAGACTTGCCGCGTAATGCCAAGTCCGGCTTGCGCCATGCGATGGAGGTGCTCGACGGCGTTGAAGGCCTGTCCTTTAACTTCTTTCATGCAGAAGACGTAGTACGCCACCCCGTAGTGGCGCGCATTGTGCGTGCATATGAAGCCTTTGACAGCCAACAGGCTGAGTTAAACGACAAGCAGAGCTAA
- the ybeY gene encoding rRNA maturation RNase YbeY, producing the protein MNLWLDLQLACDEAPGLPNESELEVWLQAALLNEREEAEVTVRLVDEAESHQLNHDYRGKDKSTNVLSFPFEAPPGIELPLLGDLVICRQVVEREAIEQHKPLTAHWAHMVVHGCLHLLGFDHIKDDEAEIMEAKEIAILATLGFANPYLDDEG; encoded by the coding sequence ATGAATTTGTGGTTAGATTTACAGTTGGCCTGTGACGAAGCACCGGGCTTGCCGAACGAGTCTGAACTTGAAGTTTGGCTACAAGCCGCGCTGCTTAATGAGCGCGAAGAGGCCGAAGTGACGGTGCGTTTGGTGGACGAAGCAGAAAGTCACCAGCTTAATCATGATTATCGCGGTAAAGATAAGTCCACTAATGTGTTATCTTTCCCCTTTGAAGCGCCGCCCGGCATTGAGCTGCCCTTATTGGGTGACTTGGTGATTTGTCGCCAAGTGGTGGAGCGCGAAGCAATTGAACAACATAAACCGCTCACCGCCCATTGGGCACACATGGTGGTGCACGGTTGCTTGCATTTACTGGGCTTTGACCATATTAAGGATGATGAAGCCGAGATAATGGAAGCAAAAGAAATTGCCATTTTGGCTACCCTTGGCTTTGCCAATCCCTACTTAGATGATGAAGGTTAA
- the corC gene encoding CNNM family magnesium/cobalt transport protein CorC (CorC(YbeX) belongs to the Cyclin M Mg2+ Exporter (CNNM) family, and was characterized as belonging to a set of three proteins, at least one of which must be present for CorA to function.), producing MSDDNSNSEHGSSSKKNWLEKLGQLFQGEPKNREELVEVIMEASQRELIDQDTKDMIEGVLEVSELRVRDIMIPRSQMVTVEKSQPVSSFLPMIIESTHSRFPVVNEDKDHIEGILLAKDLLQYGFGLNDDTFTIDKILRTAVVVPESKRLDKLLKEFRQERYHMAIVVDEFGGVSGLVTIEDILELIVGDIEDEFDAEECAEIRQITSRVYAVAALTDIEDFNEYFNTDFSDEEADTVGGLVMHAFGHLPAKGEQLEINGFIFKVAHTDRRRLLQLQVKLPSSQESSTSENI from the coding sequence ATGAGCGACGATAATTCGAACTCAGAACACGGTTCGTCCAGTAAGAAAAACTGGCTAGAAAAGCTGGGTCAGCTTTTTCAGGGCGAACCGAAGAATCGCGAAGAATTAGTAGAAGTGATCATGGAAGCCAGTCAGCGGGAGCTGATCGATCAAGATACCAAAGATATGATTGAAGGCGTACTCGAGGTGAGCGAGCTGAGGGTGCGAGACATTATGATCCCCCGCTCGCAAATGGTGACGGTGGAGAAATCTCAGCCCGTGTCCTCATTTTTGCCCATGATCATCGAATCCACTCATTCGCGCTTCCCAGTGGTCAATGAAGATAAAGACCACATAGAGGGCATTTTGCTGGCCAAGGATCTGCTGCAATACGGCTTTGGCCTCAATGACGATACCTTCACCATCGACAAGATACTGCGCACCGCCGTAGTGGTGCCTGAAAGCAAGCGTCTCGATAAGCTGCTAAAAGAATTTCGTCAAGAGCGCTATCACATGGCGATCGTGGTGGATGAGTTTGGCGGCGTCTCCGGGTTAGTGACCATAGAAGACATTCTAGAGCTCATCGTCGGCGATATTGAAGACGAGTTTGATGCCGAAGAATGCGCGGAAATCCGTCAAATTACGTCGCGGGTGTATGCGGTGGCGGCACTGACCGACATCGAAGACTTTAATGAATATTTTAATACCGATTTTAGTGACGAAGAGGCAGATACCGTAGGTGGCTTAGTCATGCACGCCTTTGGTCACTTACCCGCTAAAGGTGAACAGCTCGAAATCAACGGCTTTATCTTTAAAGTAGCGCACACCGATCGTCGACGTTTGCTGCAATTACAGGTTAAGCTCCCCAGTAGTCAGGAATCCTCCACCTCGGAAAACATATAA
- the lnt gene encoding apolipoprotein N-acyltransferase — MRHFFFSLGALLSGVLGVYAFSPFGYWPLALVSLFGLYASTQTLSPGRAARRSFIWAMGFYLVGLWWIHNSMTIFGGMPLWAAFLLVALLAAYLSLYTAAAIWLAQRLVPSRTWRALLVLPALLIAADWLRGWVMTGFPWLWFGYSQLEGPLAGLAPIMGVQGISWLLTFTAATAWLLLQRRPTWWPGVAAIALWGLAFSSNFVQWVTPTQESRFALVQGNIEQSLKWIPGQLEQSLERYISLTLPERDADVVIWPESALPSTEQQLAPWLKQVDLMMRDRGQSLITGLVSEPSSGDMYNSVITLGHNAIPYEMEHSNRYYKQHLVPVGEFVPFGDLLRPIAPFFNLPMSSFARGEANQPDLTAAGQQLSVAICYEVAFPSLVRANMKPNTDYLLTVSNDTWFGQSIGPWQHQEIARMRALELGRPLIRATNNGVTLVTDEKGQITASLPQFETGVLQANVTGMTGLTPYARFGSMPLLAWLLISVLVGITVGRRQFYGRQQRLAAQQNLRNRARS; from the coding sequence GTGCGCCACTTTTTCTTTAGCCTTGGGGCCCTGCTGAGCGGGGTTCTTGGCGTTTACGCCTTCAGCCCTTTCGGTTACTGGCCGTTAGCACTGGTGTCTTTATTTGGTTTATACGCCAGCACTCAAACACTGAGCCCCGGCAGGGCTGCGCGACGCAGCTTTATCTGGGCCATGGGCTTTTACTTAGTAGGCTTATGGTGGATCCATAACAGCATGACCATTTTTGGTGGCATGCCGTTATGGGCGGCCTTCTTGCTGGTGGCGCTATTAGCTGCATATTTGAGCTTGTACACGGCAGCCGCCATTTGGCTGGCCCAACGCTTGGTGCCCTCTCGCACTTGGCGGGCGCTATTAGTGTTGCCCGCATTGCTGATAGCCGCCGACTGGTTACGGGGCTGGGTAATGACCGGCTTTCCTTGGTTATGGTTTGGTTACAGTCAACTGGAAGGCCCACTGGCCGGTTTAGCACCCATTATGGGGGTACAAGGCATCAGCTGGCTGTTGACCTTTACTGCCGCGACGGCTTGGTTACTGCTACAACGCCGCCCTACTTGGTGGCCGGGTGTGGCCGCCATCGCGCTGTGGGGCCTCGCCTTTAGCAGTAACTTTGTGCAATGGGTCACCCCCACTCAAGAAAGCCGCTTTGCCTTGGTGCAGGGTAATATTGAGCAATCGCTAAAGTGGATCCCGGGGCAATTAGAGCAAAGCTTAGAACGCTATATTAGCCTTACTTTGCCAGAGCGCGATGCCGATGTGGTGATCTGGCCTGAGTCCGCTTTGCCCAGCACAGAGCAACAATTAGCGCCTTGGTTAAAGCAGGTGGATCTTATGATGCGCGACCGTGGCCAAAGCTTGATCACCGGTTTAGTGTCCGAGCCCAGCTCAGGTGATATGTATAATTCTGTGATCACCCTTGGCCATAACGCAATTCCTTATGAGATGGAGCACAGCAATCGTTATTACAAGCAGCACCTAGTGCCGGTGGGCGAATTTGTGCCCTTTGGCGACTTGTTGCGCCCCATAGCGCCATTTTTTAACTTGCCGATGTCGTCTTTTGCTCGCGGAGAGGCAAATCAGCCGGACTTAACCGCAGCCGGTCAACAGCTCAGCGTGGCTATTTGTTATGAAGTGGCCTTCCCCAGTCTAGTGCGCGCGAACATGAAACCAAACACGGATTACCTGCTGACCGTATCTAACGATACTTGGTTTGGTCAGTCGATAGGTCCTTGGCAGCATCAAGAAATTGCCCGCATGCGCGCCCTTGAGCTGGGTCGACCGCTAATTCGTGCTACCAATAATGGCGTCACGCTAGTCACGGATGAAAAAGGCCAGATCACCGCCAGCTTGCCACAGTTTGAGACCGGCGTGTTACAAGCCAACGTCACCGGCATGACGGGGCTCACCCCTTATGCTCGCTTTGGCAGCATGCCGTTGTTAGCCTGGTTACTGATCAGTGTTTTAGTGGGTATCACCGTAGGCCGCCGCCAGTTTTACGGCCGCCAACAGCGTTTAGCCGCCCAACAAAACCTGAGAAATAGAGCGAGAAGCTAG
- a CDS encoding zinc ribbon-containing protein: MDNQDHKKKKGYDEFVAELQKRWQESDDVSIKELVNTTHAYMEAVSDLTKDELALIAEYVKRDLVELEDSGDEFRDSLYYRRIKETVWGWLSDITDKSQLEWHELATELRQHGEYQAGDVVGPGRFDCTLCAHSHEVTHPEVLTTCLECNHNRFIRRPLAV; the protein is encoded by the coding sequence ATGGATAACCAAGATCATAAAAAGAAAAAAGGTTATGACGAGTTTGTGGCTGAGTTACAAAAACGCTGGCAAGAAAGCGATGATGTCAGCATCAAAGAGCTGGTCAATACCACGCACGCCTACATGGAAGCGGTCAGTGATCTGACCAAAGATGAGTTGGCGCTGATTGCCGAATACGTGAAACGCGACTTAGTAGAGCTAGAAGACAGCGGCGATGAGTTTCGAGACAGCCTCTATTATCGACGCATCAAAGAAACGGTCTGGGGCTGGTTGTCGGATATCACCGACAAAAGCCAGCTGGAATGGCACGAGCTGGCCACTGAGTTAAGACAACACGGTGAATACCAAGCGGGCGACGTAGTCGGCCCCGGCCGCTTCGACTGCACCTTATGCGCCCATTCTCATGAAGTGACGCACCCAGAAGTGCTGACCACATGTTTAGAATGCAACCACAACCGCTTTATCCGCCGACCGTTGGCGGTTTGA